A section of the Anabaena cylindrica PCC 7122 genome encodes:
- a CDS encoding nitrate ABC transporter ATP-binding protein (This model describes the ATP binding subunits of ATP-binding cassette (ABC) transporters for nitrate transport, or for bicarbonate transport, in bacteria and archaea.) yields MSVFVGVDQIDKVFELTGGGQYIALKGIDLQIKKGEFVSLIGHSGCGKSTLLNMIAGLDLPTEGLVTLEGQRIKKPGPDRMVVFQNYSLLPWRTVRENIALAVDSVLNGMPAAERKAIIEKHIDMVGLRPHADKQPGMLSGGQKQRVAIARALAIRPKLLLLDEPFGALDALTRGNLQEQLMQICEENEVTAVMVTHDVDEAVLLSDRIVMLTNGPESKIGDILEVDIPRPRKRMEVVKHPSYYTLRSEMIYFLNQQKRVKKIRARKTAAIVRHGLEKVNLEIGFLPLTACAPLAIAKEKGFFVKHGLDEVNLVRESSWRGIVDGMTGGYLDAAQMPSGMPMWLSLGGNKNEPLSVVTSLTMTRNGNAITLAKRFYDQGVHSLSDFKNYLLKTREEQHRMGVVHPASMHNLLLRYWLAAGGIDPDIDVDMKNIPPAQMVVDLKGATIDGYCVGEPWNYRAAVEGSGFTIATDLEVWLGHPGKVLGVREDWAETYPNTHIALTKALLEACQYCANPANAQEVRQILASREYVSTDIDYIQIEDVNGASCDLDHPMREYAHHQFYSESAINRPSRTEQIWIMTQLARWGDTPFPRNWVEIVERVCRVRVFSTAARELGLDISYTRQPIKLFDGKPFNADDPISYLNDLEIKRDFSIAEVILDTPRRTAA; encoded by the coding sequence GTTTTTGAATTAACTGGTGGTGGTCAATATATTGCCCTCAAAGGTATTGACCTCCAAATTAAAAAAGGCGAATTTGTTTCTTTAATTGGTCACTCCGGTTGCGGGAAATCCACTCTTTTAAATATGATTGCCGGTTTGGATTTACCCACAGAAGGTTTAGTCACGTTAGAAGGTCAAAGAATTAAAAAACCAGGGCCAGATAGAATGGTAGTATTTCAAAACTATTCTCTCTTACCTTGGCGGACAGTCAGAGAAAATATTGCCTTAGCTGTAGATTCAGTCTTAAATGGGATGCCGGCAGCAGAACGGAAAGCCATAATCGAAAAACATATAGATATGGTGGGTTTGCGTCCCCATGCAGACAAACAACCGGGAATGTTATCTGGTGGACAAAAACAACGGGTGGCGATCGCACGCGCATTGGCAATTCGTCCTAAACTATTACTACTAGACGAACCTTTCGGTGCTTTAGACGCACTCACTCGTGGTAACTTGCAAGAACAACTCATGCAAATCTGCGAAGAAAACGAAGTCACCGCTGTAATGGTGACACACGACGTAGACGAAGCCGTTTTGTTATCTGACAGAATTGTCATGTTAACTAACGGTCCCGAATCAAAAATTGGCGACATTTTAGAAGTAGATATTCCTAGACCCCGCAAACGCATGGAAGTAGTAAAACATCCCAGTTACTACACATTGCGAAGTGAAATGATTTACTTCCTCAACCAACAAAAACGCGTTAAGAAAATTCGAGCGCGAAAAACTGCTGCAATTGTTCGACATGGTTTAGAAAAAGTTAATTTAGAAATTGGCTTCTTACCTCTTACCGCTTGCGCCCCATTAGCCATAGCCAAAGAAAAAGGCTTTTTTGTTAAACACGGCTTAGATGAGGTTAATTTAGTTCGGGAAAGCAGTTGGAGGGGAATTGTGGATGGGATGACAGGCGGTTATTTAGATGCCGCACAAATGCCATCAGGAATGCCAATGTGGTTAAGTTTGGGAGGAAATAAAAATGAACCCTTATCCGTTGTCACGTCCCTAACCATGACCCGTAACGGCAACGCCATCACCTTAGCTAAACGCTTTTATGATCAAGGTGTACACAGTTTATCTGACTTCAAAAACTACCTCCTTAAAACCCGCGAAGAACAACACAGAATGGGTGTAGTTCATCCAGCATCAATGCACAACTTATTGCTACGTTATTGGTTAGCAGCAGGTGGTATTGACCCCGACATTGATGTGGATATGAAAAATATCCCACCCGCCCAGATGGTAGTAGACTTAAAAGGCGCAACTATTGATGGTTATTGTGTGGGTGAACCTTGGAATTATCGCGCAGCAGTTGAAGGTTCAGGTTTTACCATAGCCACAGATTTAGAAGTTTGGTTAGGACACCCCGGTAAAGTTTTGGGAGTACGAGAAGATTGGGCAGAAACTTATCCTAATACCCATATTGCCTTAACCAAAGCCTTACTAGAAGCTTGCCAATATTGTGCAAATCCTGCCAACGCCCAAGAAGTTCGGCAAATTTTAGCAAGTCGGGAATATGTCAGCACAGATATTGACTATATCCAAATTGAAGATGTCAATGGTGCAAGCTGTGACTTAGATCATCCCATGCGGGAATATGCCCATCACCAATTTTATTCTGAGTCTGCCATTAACCGCCCCAGTCGAACAGAACAAATTTGGATTATGACTCAATTAGCACGTTGGGGTGATACTCCCTTCCCCAGAAATTGGGTAGAAATCGTCGAAAGAGTTTGTCGAGTCAGAGTTTTCAGCACAGCAGCTAGAGAACTAGGTTTGGATATTAGTTACACCCGTCAACCCATTAAATTATTTGATGGTAAACCCTTCAACGCCGATGACCCCATTAGCTATCTCAACGATTTAGAAATTAAACGCGATTTTTCCATAGCCGAAGTTATTCTAGATACCCCCAGAAGAACAGCAGCGTAA
- a CDS encoding nitrate ABC transporter ATP-binding protein (This model describes the ATP binding subunits of ATP-binding cassette (ABC) transporters for nitrate transport, or for bicarbonate transport, in bacteria and archaea.), producing MQNRNLRTTNTATRTISHQPFLAIKDVCKVYPTKNGPFTVLDGVNLNVEQGEFLCVIGHSGCGKSTLLNMVSGFNFPTTGQVLLEGEPITKPGPDRMVVFQNYALLPWRTAFENIYLAVNAVYPTKPEAEKRSIVREHLAMVGLGDAMEKKPMQMSGGMRQRVSIARALAIRPKVLILDEPFGALDAITKEELQEELLKIWNDNRCTVLMITHDIDEALFLADKLVMMTNGPHAKIGEVMEIPFARPRDRARIMEDPQYYQLRNYALDFLFNRFAHDDVG from the coding sequence ATGCAAAACCGCAATTTGAGAACTACCAACACCGCTACCAGAACCATCAGCCATCAGCCTTTCCTAGCAATTAAGGACGTTTGCAAAGTTTATCCCACAAAAAATGGGCCATTTACCGTCCTTGATGGTGTTAACCTCAACGTTGAACAAGGTGAATTTCTTTGTGTTATCGGCCATTCTGGTTGTGGTAAATCAACACTGCTAAATATGGTTTCTGGTTTTAACTTTCCCACCACTGGACAAGTGTTATTAGAAGGAGAACCTATTACCAAACCTGGCCCAGACAGAATGGTTGTATTTCAAAACTATGCGTTATTACCTTGGCGGACAGCTTTTGAAAATATCTATTTAGCCGTAAATGCTGTTTATCCCACCAAACCAGAAGCCGAAAAACGTTCTATTGTTAGAGAACATTTGGCAATGGTGGGTTTAGGTGATGCAATGGAAAAGAAACCCATGCAGATGTCTGGGGGGATGAGACAGCGGGTTTCTATCGCCCGTGCTTTGGCTATTCGTCCAAAAGTGCTGATTTTAGATGAGCCTTTTGGGGCGTTAGATGCAATCACCAAGGAAGAATTACAGGAAGAGTTGCTGAAAATTTGGAATGATAACCGTTGTACGGTGTTAATGATTACCCATGATATTGATGAGGCGTTATTTCTGGCAGATAAATTGGTAATGATGACCAATGGCCCTCATGCCAAAATTGGGGAAGTGATGGAAATTCCCTTTGCCAGGCCACGGGACAGGGCGAGAATAATGGAAGATCCCCAATATTATCAATTGCGGAACTATGCGTTAGACTTCTTGTTTAACCGTTTCGCTCATGATGATGTCGGTTAG
- a CDS encoding SDR family NAD(P)-dependent oxidoreductase, translating to MALFAENVAVITGGTSGIGRATAIAFAKEGAKVVVAGRREKEGEETVALIQKAQGECTFR from the coding sequence ATGGCTTTATTTGCTGAAAACGTTGCAGTTATTACTGGTGGTACATCTGGAATTGGCAGGGCTACAGCGATCGCATTTGCCAAGGAAGGCGCAAAGGTAGTCGTTGCAGGTAGACGCGAAAAAGAAGGGGAAGAAACAGTTGCCTTAATTCAAAAAGCCCAAGGAGAATGCACCTTTAGATGA
- a CDS encoding M48 family metallopeptidase: protein MSLVKTPLIGLKADSFRHPLDLEATKTLKQIPGIDMMVRNWLGPMAEQVFYVENIASSILVGEKQLPDLHKLLLDACNILDIEPPQLYVRQHPAPNAYTFAMRGKQPFVVLHTSLIDILTPEEIQAVIAHELGHLKCDHSVYLTPVNLLVLAAAILPNVGAVVAQALQAQLLEWVRCAEFTCDRAALLATQDPKVVMSVLMKLAGGSPTLAPKLNLDAFVAQARAYDDISKTELGVMVKEARTAQLSHPVPVLRAREIDRWSSSLDYHKLLQNHGFKDQMETASKGGWRNW, encoded by the coding sequence ATGTCTTTAGTTAAAACGCCCCTAATTGGTTTAAAAGCTGACTCATTCCGTCATCCTCTGGACTTGGAGGCAACTAAAACTCTCAAGCAAATTCCTGGGATAGATATGATGGTGCGAAATTGGCTTGGGCCAATGGCTGAACAGGTTTTTTATGTAGAAAATATTGCTTCTAGTATTTTGGTAGGTGAAAAACAATTACCTGATTTACACAAGTTATTATTAGACGCTTGCAATATTCTAGATATTGAGCCACCTCAGTTGTATGTGCGTCAACATCCTGCGCCCAATGCTTATACTTTTGCAATGCGGGGTAAGCAGCCGTTTGTGGTTCTGCATACTTCCTTAATTGATATTCTCACCCCGGAGGAAATACAAGCTGTAATTGCCCATGAATTGGGACATCTCAAATGTGACCACAGCGTTTATTTAACACCTGTAAATTTATTGGTCTTAGCAGCGGCAATTTTGCCTAATGTTGGTGCTGTTGTGGCTCAAGCATTACAGGCACAATTATTAGAATGGGTACGTTGTGCTGAGTTTACCTGCGATCGCGCTGCTTTGTTAGCTACCCAAGACCCCAAAGTGGTGATGTCAGTATTAATGAAGTTAGCCGGTGGTTCTCCCACCTTAGCACCCAAGCTAAATCTTGATGCCTTTGTTGCCCAAGCCCGTGCTTATGATGACATCAGTAAAACTGAACTTGGGGTAATGGTCAAAGAAGCTCGCACCGCTCAACTAAGTCATCCAGTACCAGTATTACGAGCTAGGGAAATTGACCGCTGGAGTAGTAGTCTAGATTACCACAAGTTACTGCAAAATCACGGTTTTAAAGATCAGATGGAAACAGCATCCAAGGGCGGATGGCGCAATTGGTAA
- a CDS encoding leucine-rich repeat domain-containing protein yields the protein MNGESNSESYSFSKFKKLTRLNLEGNQIANVSPLTNLTNLNMLFLGDNKIKDVSPLGNLKNLTRLLLTYNQITDVSPLANLNNLQILVLSLNKIKDISSLEKMTNLNELILEDNEITDISALSKLTSLTLLNLDHNKITDVTPLSKLSNLKDVSFKDNPVVK from the coding sequence ATTAACGGAGAATCAAATTCAGAATCTTACTCCTTTAGCAAATTTAAAAAATTAACAAGGCTGAATTTAGAAGGTAATCAAATTGCCAATGTTAGTCCGTTAACAAATCTCACTAACTTAAATATGCTGTTTTTAGGAGATAATAAAATTAAAGATGTAAGTCCTTTGGGAAACCTGAAAAATTTAACTCGGTTGCTTTTGACTTACAATCAAATTACAGATGTTAGTCCTTTAGCGAATTTGAATAATTTACAGATCTTGGTATTAAGTTTGAATAAAATTAAAGATATAAGTTCTTTAGAAAAAATGACTAACTTAAATGAACTTATTTTAGAAGATAATGAAATCACAGATATTAGTGCTTTATCAAAACTTACTAGCTTGACGCTCCTAAATCTCGATCATAACAAAATCACAGATGTCACTCCCCTATCAAAACTCAGTAACTTAAAAGATGTGAGTTTCAAAGATAATCCGGTTGTGAAATAA
- a CDS encoding leucine-rich repeat domain-containing protein, whose amino-acid sequence MKLTSALVLMTSMWLGGGWGVIEAAQPPRRSNFIQLCKEQANLSADARITVELLLAKAKTNDCDLAAKNLLNVTKLDLINQQLVDLSPLSGFTNLESLNLHGNEIVDLSALAGLKNLKDLDVSNNQIPDVNPLATLQNLNRLTLERNKIKDINAIKELKNLESLSMFNNEIIDISALTKLKNLTWLNLDKNYITEISSLRDLVKLTGLSLEDNQVKDISALAKLTNLTRLELTENQIQNLTPLANLKN is encoded by the coding sequence ATGAAATTAACTAGCGCGTTGGTGTTGATGACGAGTATGTGGTTAGGTGGTGGATGGGGAGTTATTGAAGCTGCTCAACCTCCCAGGAGAAGTAATTTTATACAGTTGTGTAAGGAACAGGCTAATTTATCAGCAGATGCGAGAATTACGGTAGAATTATTATTAGCAAAAGCCAAAACAAATGATTGTGATTTAGCTGCCAAAAATTTGTTAAATGTCACAAAACTTGATCTGATAAATCAGCAACTTGTTGATTTAAGTCCCTTGTCAGGATTCACAAATTTAGAATCATTAAATCTCCACGGTAATGAAATTGTTGATCTCAGTGCCTTGGCAGGTTTAAAAAATCTCAAAGATTTGGACGTTAGTAATAATCAAATTCCTGATGTTAATCCTTTAGCAACCCTGCAAAATCTTAATCGTTTAACTTTGGAAAGAAATAAAATTAAGGATATTAATGCCATAAAGGAATTAAAAAATCTAGAATCTTTGTCAATGTTTAATAATGAAATTATTGATATTAGTGCTTTGACTAAATTGAAAAATCTAACTTGGTTAAATCTCGACAAAAATTATATTACTGAGATTAGTTCCCTCAGGGATTTGGTAAAATTAACGGGTCTTTCTTTAGAAGATAACCAAGTTAAGGATATCTCTGCTTTAGCTAAGTTGACTAATTTAACTCGACTGGAATTAACGGAGAATCAAATTCAGAATCTTACTCCTTTAGCAAATTTAAAAAATTAA
- a CDS encoding CHAT domain-containing protein: protein MRIHSANLGFITLLLSISSISVLTPIGNFAPVFAQEVSNQTQKDQADRLLRETIYLMTNAHIYRRSYDRIINSFEKTLEAYQNIGDKPGITKTLDYLAFVYYSRKNYQQALNYYQQVLKLQQELGDSKGEKQTLMKIMNLENEQSRELYEQGQYQKALEKLQKVLKLREQLDLQDLKGQLDLQDVKIQTGFIINKIGMIHHTLGEYETALKFYQQSLSVFREVTTQPVEKIPWVWTVFFNMGEIYQSLGENERALNSYQQALKLAQENKIGSEVKNINAIGNSYYRLKRYDLALNFYQQSLAKLPGVKNKKEKKLLEALTFNNIGLVHLDQGNYDLSLKFLQQGLNIVKSLRDKLSQGVLLDSIGKVYFQQGKYELAGNFYQQSLTLFQEIGYKAGEAKVLSSLGYLLEKQKQPQLAIVFFKQSVNAREGIRNNIKGLSQEQRQSYTETIAEDYRHLADLLLRENRILEAQRVLDLLKVQELADYLSNVRSSNNTVQGITKRPQEQQIIQGMSAQIDKAISQGQELALLENIGVNQRTEKQKQRIIELRKSEQQITKEFATFLESPQVRQWIAELQKTTQGQAIDLNAYATTLQDNLKKINQDAVIIYPFVLEDRLELVLISPYAPPLKRTVPVKREELNRAIAEFRSTVTTPIRNPKIPAQKLYNWLIKPLENDLVQAKTKTIIYAPDRQLRYIPLAALHDGKQWLIERFRINNITAVSLTDLNTKPQNRLNVLAAAFTKGNYSVKAGDQEFNFSGLPFAGREVETLAQTIPNTTKLLDQQFTKDIVLQMNDYSIVHLATHAVFTLGQPEESFILFGNGDRITLRDIKNWRLPNVDLVVLSACATGLGDRLGDGREILGFGYQMQQTGARAAIASLWSVDDGGTQALMNTFYTVLQQGNITKAEALRQAQISLITGNYTITGQERRISIKQPINSNLPSQVSDRLSHPFYWSPFILVGNGL, encoded by the coding sequence ATGCGTATACATTCAGCAAATCTCGGTTTTATTACTCTCCTGTTGTCAATATCTTCCATATCTGTTTTAACACCTATTGGTAATTTCGCCCCTGTATTCGCTCAAGAAGTGAGTAATCAAACTCAGAAAGATCAAGCCGATCGGTTATTGAGAGAAACAATTTATTTAATGACGAATGCTCACATATACAGAAGAAGTTATGACAGAATTATTAACAGTTTTGAAAAAACTTTAGAAGCATATCAAAACATAGGAGATAAACCTGGAATTACTAAAACATTGGATTATCTAGCGTTTGTATATTACAGCAGAAAAAATTATCAACAAGCACTTAATTATTATCAGCAAGTATTAAAACTACAACAAGAGTTAGGTGATAGTAAGGGTGAAAAACAAACCCTCATGAAAATCATGAATCTTGAAAATGAACAAAGTCGCGAACTTTACGAACAAGGACAATATCAAAAAGCATTAGAAAAATTACAAAAAGTTTTAAAATTAAGGGAACAACTGGATTTACAAGATTTAAAGGGACAACTAGATTTACAAGATGTAAAAATTCAAACAGGTTTCATCATTAACAAAATCGGTATGATTCATCATACTTTAGGAGAATACGAAACAGCTTTAAAATTTTATCAACAATCTTTATCAGTTTTTCGAGAAGTTACTACACAACCAGTAGAAAAAATTCCTTGGGTATGGACTGTGTTTTTTAACATGGGAGAAATTTATCAATCTTTAGGAGAAAATGAACGAGCTTTAAATAGTTATCAGCAAGCGTTAAAATTAGCTCAAGAAAATAAAATAGGCTCAGAAGTAAAAAATATTAACGCCATTGGTAATAGTTATTATCGCTTAAAAAGATATGATTTAGCATTGAATTTTTATCAACAATCTTTAGCAAAACTTCCAGGAGTTAAGAATAAAAAAGAAAAGAAATTATTAGAAGCATTGACTTTTAATAATATTGGACTGGTTCACCTTGATCAAGGAAATTATGACTTATCTTTAAAGTTTTTACAGCAAGGTTTAAATATTGTGAAATCATTGCGAGATAAACTTTCTCAAGGAGTACTATTAGATAGTATTGGTAAGGTTTACTTCCAACAAGGTAAATATGAATTAGCAGGTAATTTTTATCAACAATCTTTAACACTTTTTCAGGAAATTGGCTATAAAGCAGGTGAGGCTAAAGTTTTGAGTAGTCTGGGTTATTTGTTGGAAAAACAAAAACAACCACAATTAGCAATTGTGTTTTTTAAACAATCCGTAAATGCGAGAGAAGGAATTAGAAATAATATTAAAGGTTTATCCCAGGAACAAAGACAATCTTATACAGAAACCATTGCGGAAGATTATCGTCATTTGGCTGATTTGTTATTAAGAGAAAACCGCATTTTAGAAGCGCAAAGAGTATTAGATTTACTCAAGGTTCAGGAATTAGCAGATTATTTAAGTAATGTGAGATCAAGTAATAATACTGTTCAAGGTATTACCAAACGACCCCAAGAACAGCAAATTATTCAAGGTATGTCTGCACAAATAGATAAGGCAATTTCTCAAGGTCAAGAATTAGCTTTGTTAGAAAATATCGGTGTTAATCAAAGAACAGAAAAACAGAAACAGAGAATTATTGAATTAAGAAAAAGTGAACAGCAAATTACTAAAGAGTTTGCAACTTTTTTAGAAAGTCCCCAGGTGAGACAATGGATAGCGGAACTACAAAAAACCACCCAAGGACAAGCAATTGATTTAAATGCTTACGCTACCACTTTACAAGACAACCTGAAAAAAATTAACCAAGATGCTGTAATTATCTATCCTTTTGTATTAGAAGACCGTTTAGAATTAGTGTTAATTTCTCCTTATGCTCCTCCTTTAAAGCGCACTGTTCCTGTCAAACGAGAAGAACTTAACCGAGCGATCGCTGAATTTCGTTCGACTGTCACAACGCCAATCCGTAATCCTAAAATTCCTGCTCAAAAGCTCTATAATTGGCTGATAAAGCCCTTGGAAAATGATTTAGTTCAAGCCAAGACCAAAACCATTATTTACGCCCCTGATAGACAATTGCGTTATATTCCTTTAGCAGCATTGCATGATGGTAAGCAATGGCTTATCGAACGCTTTCGCATCAATAATATTACTGCTGTTAGTTTGACTGACCTCAACACTAAACCCCAAAATCGGTTAAATGTGTTAGCGGCTGCTTTTACCAAAGGCAACTATAGCGTTAAGGCAGGAGATCAGGAGTTTAACTTCTCCGGGTTGCCCTTCGCCGGTCGTGAAGTGGAAACTCTGGCTCAAACTATTCCTAACACTACAAAATTACTAGACCAGCAATTCACAAAAGATATTGTGTTGCAGATGAATGATTACTCTATTGTACATCTAGCAACTCATGCGGTATTTACCCTTGGACAGCCGGAAGAATCATTTATTTTGTTTGGTAATGGCGATCGCATTACCCTACGAGATATCAAAAATTGGCGGTTGCCGAATGTTGATTTAGTCGTGCTTTCAGCTTGTGCAACCGGATTAGGCGATCGATTAGGAGACGGTAGGGAAATTCTCGGTTTTGGCTACCAGATGCAACAAACAGGTGCAAGAGCTGCGATCGCTTCTTTATGGTCGGTGGACGATGGTGGCACACAAGCGTTGATGAATACCTTTTATACAGTTCTGCAACAAGGGAATATTACTAAAGCCGAAGCCCTGCGTCAAGCTCAAATATCTCTGATTACTGGCAACTATACAATTACAGGTCAGGAACGACGTATTTCTATCAAACAGCCCATCAATAGTAATTTACCATCACAGGTGAGCGATCGGCTGAGTCATCCTTTTTACTGGTCTCCGTTTATTCTGGTTGGGAATGGATTGTGA
- a CDS encoding HEPN domain-containing protein, which translates to MREEVVVNLKNAITQSLRAFNSSPIKFIESHFQSDKVVEWRRVPNGWQSFYVNRPNNYYLFSKHQKLLDDLGVEFTQIVRKNHREYENLVGFQSLNIAINILHNSSMIVKSILCELWDRYNTFNVNDEQINIIIQEFADFVDNPKVRFRYTAILLNFRMDKEQIFLTDDIIIRQLSEKEVSDIYKDSPSQYVPGVNRVSHIHEFVIEGEFEEVKRFDDSDLETTKNVAIENLNNAVLALNTFQGGSVGYECITFKTVKFSPIMPITRMYGGLHIPVGNYYLLECDVERFQNHAKLIFSKLDEPLERAFTKLADAELRIHSKDRLLDAVAGLEAILLASMGKETEIKFRFSLNYSTLFDNPENRLKEYQVAKHLYDIRSTIAHGGIPKDPCKIGEEKLSLNKAAQKACGILRYVIHYFLNQSKSSLYKDPKFWENGYFGIEPRF; encoded by the coding sequence ATGCGAGAAGAAGTCGTAGTTAATCTAAAGAATGCTATTACTCAATCGTTACGTGCTTTTAATTCATCTCCCATTAAATTCATAGAATCACATTTTCAATCCGATAAAGTTGTTGAATGGCGTAGAGTTCCCAATGGTTGGCAAAGTTTTTATGTAAACCGTCCTAATAATTATTATCTTTTTTCTAAGCATCAAAAATTATTAGATGACCTTGGAGTAGAGTTCACACAGATTGTTCGCAAAAACCATCGTGAATATGAAAACCTTGTTGGCTTTCAAAGCCTTAACATTGCTATAAATATATTGCACAATTCGTCGATGATTGTCAAAAGCATTTTATGTGAATTATGGGATAGATACAATACTTTCAATGTTAATGATGAACAAATCAATATCATTATTCAAGAATTTGCTGATTTTGTTGATAATCCTAAAGTTCGTTTTCGCTACACAGCAATACTGCTTAACTTCAGGATGGATAAAGAACAGATTTTTCTAACTGATGATATTATCATTCGACAACTGAGTGAAAAAGAGGTTAGTGATATTTATAAAGATTCACCATCACAATATGTACCCGGAGTAAATCGTGTATCTCATATTCATGAGTTTGTAATAGAAGGTGAATTTGAAGAGGTTAAAAGATTTGATGATTCTGACCTAGAGACCACAAAAAATGTAGCGATAGAAAATCTAAATAATGCTGTTCTGGCATTAAACACATTTCAAGGAGGATCTGTTGGTTACGAATGTATTACATTCAAAACCGTTAAATTTTCTCCTATAATGCCTATAACTCGAATGTATGGTGGTCTGCACATACCTGTTGGAAACTACTATTTATTAGAATGCGACGTTGAAAGATTTCAAAACCACGCAAAATTAATTTTCTCCAAATTAGATGAGCCATTAGAAAGAGCGTTTACAAAACTTGCCGACGCAGAGTTACGTATACATTCCAAAGATCGACTTCTTGATGCAGTAGCAGGATTAGAAGCTATTCTTCTTGCATCAATGGGAAAAGAGACAGAAATAAAGTTCCGCTTTTCACTCAATTATTCAACCTTATTTGATAATCCAGAAAACCGTTTAAAGGAATATCAAGTTGCAAAACATTTGTATGATATACGCAGTACAATAGCTCATGGTGGTATACCTAAAGATCCTTGTAAAATCGGTGAGGAAAAACTTTCACTAAATAAAGCTGCTCAAAAAGCTTGTGGAATTCTACGTTATGTGATTCATTACTTCTTAAATCAGTCAA